The following nucleotide sequence is from Apium graveolens cultivar Ventura chromosome 4, ASM990537v1, whole genome shotgun sequence.
CAGTAGTCGTATGTTTTGCTTATGTCTGTCCTCCTCCAAGTCTCTAAATCAAAGATGTTCATCCCATAGGCCCATGCACATTCATCAGGATCAAAATTTTGTGATATCAGAGGATGAGAAAAATTCAAATAGCTCTTAAGCCGCTTCGACATCACGAAACTGTCTCCTCCCCCACATGTTTCGACTGCACCATTTACTTTGCCATTCATGTCAATATCCCATAGAGCAGAAAGATCGGTTTGAACCACAATATCATCATCTAGGAAGACAACTTTAACAAGACTAGGAAACAACTGCAAGAAAGTGCACAGACATCATATTCTGAGCATAGAAAGTGTTAAAGTTTGGATCTCTGACAGCTTGACCATTTACCTCTGGGAGATATATTCTTATGTGGTTCATCAGTGAATTGTACTTGGGACTAAGTGCTTGTAATTTGGATGCAATAACATAAGGCTTTTCAGTTTTAATTGCTACAATGGCAAATGATCCTCCTCTAAACCGCGATCTCACTTTTTGGTCCTTTTCCATAGCTTCCAAAACTGGAATTTTTCCTTTTGTCAGCCAATCAAAATGGTGTAAACCCCGGACCTCAATGATTGCAGGTGTCACCGGGTGCAATGAAAACCATGCCTGCATTGGGGAGTAAGTTTTTCTATCCGTAATAATATGAAGAACAACTTTTTCAGGGTACAATGAGTTGTGAATAAGTGAATTTGCCACAACAGAAGCTGCAAGGATGTTATCTGAGGCAAGGACAAAGTGAAAGAAGGAATTGTCAACCAAGGCAGGGACTAGTTCAGGTGAAGGGAGCTGAAGGCGTGCATTGGCATTCATGGCATGTTCATTTGCTAACTGTAAAGAAAGGCAGTGGAGCTGTTTAGGTATGCCACTCGATGCTACATGGCGATACAGATATTCCTGAATCTTTGCTGTTCTTGTTCTCTGTTCAAGTAGTGTAACCTGCCAAAGGGAGAAACTTTATTGTAGTGAAGTGAACAACTTCCACTGAAAATTTAAAAGCATGTATATAGATATTATATTATTTGGAGTTTAATATACCATGGCTTTGAGTTTGACTGCAAATGTCTTAGCATCTGAGACACCATCTTTCTTCATTTCAGCGACAAACTCATCTATAGACTGAGGTATCTCATCTTCTCTTTTGATTTCATCTAAGCTAGGTGGTTCTTCCAGAACTTGATATATAACTTCTGGAATCTATTGGCAAATAACAAACAAATAAATAGAGTAGCACAAAAACTAATTCTGCTATTTAATGGAAATAGGGACAGGGGAGCTACCTGTGAATGAAGGTTCTGTCCCAAAATTCTTGGCCCTAATCTTTTACCCAAGCAACCTATCAAAATAGATGAAGCATAAATATAACATGTACTCTATTAAATCATTGTGTTAGCAGATGGACAATGAAAATAACAACTTGTTTATAATATTATCGCTTTATAATTAATGTTATCGCTCTATACATTATAAGCAAAAGGCTATTTTATTAGCAGGATTATCTCTATAGTAAACAATATCACCAAGATTCTAATTTTGTTGGATTAAATCAAATTAACTAGTGCATTGTAATTATATAACCTAACACCTCTTCAAAATAATTGAACATCTCTTCTTACTATTTAATATGCAACAAATTGCTACAAGTTATAACAAAAATTAAGGCAAGAGCAGGAAATATGCTTAGGTATGTATGGGTATATACAGACAGATAAATGCATGATACAATATGCAAGGAAATTACCAAGACTCGAGCATTTGGTTTGTCCATCAATTGTGTTAACTGCGCCTAAAACAAAGATGAAGCGAAGAAGAAAGGTAAGAAACAAAAGAGAATATATCACCATGCGATAAGATAGCATTCTCGACCCAACTTTCACTTTTATAAATTCTGTGACTCCTTTTCTTGGCAAAACCTTTACATGCCTAAAACTTGGAGATATATGAAGCTGCATTTTATATACTATGCAAAAATGAATAATCGTCACTAGCTTCTTATTTTTCTCTGTTCCTATGTAAATGCAGCACAGCAGCAATTGTTTGATCAGGCGAGAACGCCAATGACAAACAGCAAATGACCGTGAGGAGAGAGCTGTATAGGTTAGCTCATTTAGAAGAGAGATACTTTGTTGTGCACTGTATTGTGGTTTGAGGTTGTTATCACTTAATAGTTACCTAACTTGCATTGCTTAGTGTTTAGGTTATACTTATTTCCATGTATTGGAGAAGCTAATGTTATAGCTAAAAAAAGAATAAATAGAAAAAGGACTTAAGGAGTGAACAGGACAGGATGTGTTAGAGAGGGCGTCTTTGGGTGTTAATAATTTGAGGGTGAATTTGGGTTGGGTTTCAAAAAGAGAGAAGATTGGAATATTTGTTTGCAGTAGAAAAACAGATGAGATGGCGTTGTTAATTTGGTGCAGTTGCTTGGCTTTGCAAATACCCGAAGCTTTTGAACAAATTAAAACGACTGACTGACCCAGGCCACAAGAATCTTGGTGCATACATTGTCCACTCATACATTCATGCATATGTATGCGCAGATAAATAAACTTGTATGCATCACACCTTGTTTCATCTAAACAAATTATTACAAATCATGGAGTTGGAGCTCCAAGGTACTCCTCTACAAGTTGCAACTTGCAACAGAGCTAAGAAAATTCGAGTTAGAATACTTTTCaattttttgatttaaaatatttctGACCATCGCATGAGTGACTAGCATTTGGTTTCTTCATTTTATTCCTCCATGATTTAGGTTATGACGGGAAGGAGAGGTAAAATAGCACCTATGGAGCTGCATATAGTAGTTACATTATTGATCCTCATTCCTGTGCTTTGCTGCGACAGGTCCTATATGAATGAATGCATCATCATTTTTCAAATAGAAGCTTAGCTTAAGCTTGCTAGTTGATTTATTACATATTTTTACTTCACAACTTCTCAAGTTCTGGTCAGTAATTTAGTACAGGTGCAGACTTGGAATGCAGATAAGCTCGAGAAATGTTTTTCGTATACAATCATCTCAATATCTGTAATAGCTCACAATATCAATATCCATGATAGGTCACAAACTCAGTGTCCCAGTAGGTTGAGTACGAAAGTGTTGAAGCCAAAATTCAATGTTTATAACAAACGAGAATCGAGTCTAAACACCGATGTGACCTTAACATACTGGCAAATCTACAATGTAGCCAAATGATGTTACAGACAGTAGATTATATCGGTTTTACAATGTGCATCTGATCATCGGATAGAGACATAAGTTCAG
It contains:
- the LOC141717234 gene encoding putative galacturonosyltransferase 12; the encoded protein is MQLHISPSFRHVKVLPRKGVTEFIKVKVGSRMLSYRMVIYSLLFLTFLLRFIFVLGAVNTIDGQTKCSSLGCLGKRLGPRILGQNLHSQIPEVIYQVLEEPPSLDEIKREDEIPQSIDEFVAEMKKDGVSDAKTFAVKLKAMVTLLEQRTRTAKIQEYLYRHVASSGIPKQLHCLSLQLANEHAMNANARLQLPSPELVPALVDNSFFHFVLASDNILAASVVANSLIHNSLYPEKVVLHIITDRKTYSPMQAWFSLHPVTPAIIEVRGLHHFDWLTKGKIPVLEAMEKDQKVRSRFRGGSFAIVAIKTEKPYVIASKLQALSPKYNSLMNHIRIYLPELFPSLVKVVFLDDDIVVQTDLSALWDIDMNGKVNGAVETCGGGDSFVMSKRLKSYLNFSHPLISQNFDPDECAWAYGMNIFDLETWRRTDISKTYDYWLEQNLKSDLSLWQLGTLPPGLIAFHGHVKIIDAFWHMLGLGYQDNTSIADAKSAGVIHFNGRAKPWLDIAFPQLRKLWTKYVNSTDKLIQSCHIRT